One genomic window of Pseudohongiella acticola includes the following:
- a CDS encoding SlyX family protein: MSTEAKLIDLQTRFAFQEDSIQALNDVVAGQQKQIEMLTRELSLHRDKLTELMQAQSERMVHSGAIDDRPPHY, from the coding sequence ATGTCTACAGAAGCGAAATTGATCGATCTGCAAACCCGGTTTGCCTTTCAGGAAGACAGCATTCAGGCATTGAATGATGTGGTTGCTGGGCAACAGAAACAAATCGAAATGCTCACGCGCGAACTGAGTCTGCATCGGGACAAATTGACGGAGCTGATGCAGGCGCAGTCAGAGCGAATGGTTCACTCAGGCGCCATTGATGACAGACCGCCACATTATTAA
- a CDS encoding glycine zipper 2TM domain-containing protein, which translates to MKKSDGKRKKAVGMLGLGAAVLWMSSSALAQTQYVYADVLESRPIYQAVTVSAPREECWQEQVQVRDSHRSGSRTPALISAIVGGAIGNAVGNNSSSRKVGTVVGAVLGHSVGRDIVAANSRHEPARYETVQHCKVVDEYYDEERLMGYQVRYRYNGEDFSVRMDDDPGEQIRLRVQVEPVR; encoded by the coding sequence ATGAAAAAGTCTGACGGGAAAAGGAAAAAAGCGGTCGGCATGTTGGGTCTCGGCGCCGCTGTTTTGTGGATGTCATCATCGGCGCTGGCGCAAACCCAGTATGTTTATGCCGATGTGCTGGAGTCGCGGCCGATTTACCAGGCAGTTACCGTGTCTGCGCCTCGGGAAGAATGCTGGCAGGAACAGGTACAGGTCAGGGATTCGCATCGTTCCGGCAGTCGGACGCCAGCGTTGATCAGCGCTATTGTTGGCGGCGCGATTGGCAACGCGGTGGGCAATAACAGTTCCAGTCGCAAGGTAGGCACTGTCGTAGGCGCTGTCTTGGGGCACTCAGTTGGCCGTGATATAGTGGCTGCCAACAGTCGTCATGAACCCGCCCGCTATGAAACCGTGCAGCATTGCAAGGTTGTTGACGAATACTACGATGAAGAGCGGCTGATGGGTTATCAGGTCAGATACCGGTACAACGGTGAAGACTTTTCTGTCCGGATGGACGATGACCCGGGTGAGCAGATCCGCTTGCGGGTGCAGGTTGAACCAGTGCGCTGA
- a CDS encoding response regulator transcription factor — MRLLVVEDESLLRQQLKSGLERAGYVVDDAADGVIGLYQATEYEYDAAIIDLGLPKLDGISVIRQLREAGKRFPVLILTARGDWQDKVAGLDAGADDYVVKPFRLEEIQARLNALLRRAAGFASPTITCGPVQLDTSAKRVSVHGANVELTAYEYKTLEYLMLHPDQVISKAELTEHLYAQDYDRDSNVLEVFVRRLRQKLDPEQTLQPIETVRGQGYRMRAPD; from the coding sequence ATGCGGTTGTTGGTCGTCGAAGATGAAAGCCTGTTGCGGCAGCAACTGAAATCGGGACTGGAGCGTGCGGGTTATGTTGTCGATGATGCTGCAGACGGTGTTATCGGCCTGTATCAGGCCACCGAATATGAATACGATGCCGCCATTATTGATCTGGGTCTGCCAAAACTTGATGGCATCAGTGTCATCCGGCAATTGCGTGAGGCCGGCAAGCGATTCCCGGTGCTGATACTGACTGCGCGCGGCGACTGGCAGGACAAGGTGGCAGGACTGGATGCTGGCGCGGATGATTATGTTGTCAAACCTTTCCGCCTGGAGGAGATTCAGGCTCGTTTGAATGCTCTGCTGCGACGTGCTGCGGGGTTTGCGAGTCCGACAATCACGTGCGGCCCCGTGCAACTGGACACTTCCGCCAAACGGGTGAGCGTCCATGGCGCTAATGTCGAGCTGACTGCTTATGAGTACAAGACGCTGGAATATCTGATGCTGCACCCGGACCAGGTCATATCCAAGGCTGAACTGACCGAACATCTGTATGCGCAGGATTACGACCGAGACAGCAATGTCCTGGAAGTTTTTGTGCGACGCCTGCGACAAAAGCTGGATCCCGAGCAGACTCTGCAACCGATTGAAACTGTGCGTGGCCAGGGTTATCGAATGCGGGCACCGGATTGA
- a CDS encoding PepSY domain-containing protein has protein sequence MNQCAEGLGGGFGCLASGAGFTVNASHFQWGYMKLPVLLKDHRRSIRQCVLSCTLGLLASVVVIASPVMAVASQQGEQASEQSGPVNQEQALERVRAIFPGTVISINQVRQDGRLRFRVRLDNEGNIYTVFVDQATGALSRE, from the coding sequence TTGAACCAGTGCGCTGAAGGCCTCGGTGGCGGGTTTGGCTGCCTGGCCAGTGGTGCCGGTTTTACAGTCAATGCCAGTCATTTTCAGTGGGGTTATATGAAGTTGCCAGTTTTGCTAAAGGATCATCGACGAAGCATCCGACAGTGTGTGTTGTCGTGCACTCTGGGTTTGCTGGCCAGTGTTGTTGTGATTGCCTCGCCGGTGATGGCAGTGGCGTCACAGCAGGGTGAGCAGGCCAGTGAGCAGTCAGGTCCGGTGAATCAGGAGCAGGCACTGGAAAGAGTACGGGCCATTTTTCCCGGTACCGTCATCAGTATCAACCAGGTCCGCCAGGACGGCCGTCTGCGGTTTCGGGTGAGACTGGATAACGAGGGCAACATCTACACAGTATTTGTAGATCAGGCGACAGGTGCGCTAAGCAGGGAGTAG